A region from the Helcococcus ovis genome encodes:
- a CDS encoding KilA-N domain-containing protein — MQNELIEVNGIQIGLFTEDHKNDYISLTDIAKYKNSEDPRIAISNWMSSYSTIDFLAVWEEINNTNFNRMEFHTVRSEKGRLVMTPKKWIETTNAIGLTLKVGKYGGTYAKMVKIKKETNTYEYRK, encoded by the coding sequence ATGCAAAATGAGTTAATAGAAGTGAACGGAATACAAATTGGTCTTTTTACGGAAGATCACAAGAATGATTATATTAGTTTAACTGACATAGCGAAATATAAAAACAGCGAAGATCCCAGAATAGCTATCTCAAATTGGATGAGTTCTTATTCAACTATAGATTTTCTTGCTGTTTGGGAAGAGATAAATAACACTAATTTTAACCGTATGGAATTCCATACGGTTAGAAGTGAAAAAGGTAGATTAGTGATGACTCCTAAAAAATGGATTGAAACTACTAACGCAATAGGCTTAACCCTCAAAGTTGGGAAATACGGAGGAACATACGCTAAAATGGTAAAAATCAAAAAGGAGACGAATACTTATGAATATAGAAAGTAA
- a CDS encoding DUF6978 family protein: MNIESKYLQKIKINKSFTANRIEFPMANEYVALELIDEENDDNYLFDINRKQAIEIRCTYQTRYNKTIQLLRLDLNSKPHKNPDGEIIKEAHIHIYTEAYGTAYAVRLDNPILHEINPTFDLKKLKTENIQELFVAFSEFCNIKNIPAFNTVI, translated from the coding sequence ATGAATATAGAAAGTAAATATCTACAAAAAATTAAAATAAATAAATCCTTTACTGCAAATAGAATAGAATTTCCTATGGCAAATGAATATGTAGCCTTAGAGTTAATTGATGAAGAAAATGACGATAATTATTTATTTGATATAAATAGAAAGCAAGCAATAGAAATAAGATGCACTTATCAAACAAGATATAATAAAACAATTCAATTATTAAGACTAGATTTAAATAGTAAGCCTCACAAAAATCCTGACGGTGAAATAATTAAAGAGGCACATATTCATATATACACCGAAGCTTATGGAACAGCTTATGCGGTAAGGCTAGATAACCCTATTTTACATGAAATAAATCCCACATTTGATTTAAAAAAACTAAAGACTGAAAATATTCAAGAATTATTTGTTGCTTTTTCAGAATTTTGCAACATCAAAAATATTCCAGCCTTTAATACAGTTATTTAA